GCCAGACCTGGCCACCACATCACAAAGATCATGCACAATGGCACGTACGTCTGGGAGGCTggagaggatgaagaagatgtatCTACATCGTGCAACCTCTACATCAAAGACGGTGAGCCTCAAATATTCGTGATTGCCATTGTGAATGGGGAAGACTATTTATATCTGGAAAGAGAGGGTAAATATTGGGAACCCATGACCCTGGAGGAATTCAAGGAGACTAGAAGCCTGCTGATTGGCCTAAGCTACATTACAGGAGACAAGGCTGGGAAGGAACTGGTAGAACCTGTAAACATTCGACCCTGGTGGAGTGGGTGGTTATCTGCAATGGCCAACGGATTGTCCAGAATAGCTCAACACATTCCTCTCGTCTCCTATTCTGAAATCTTGGATTCCTTTGATATAGGCATAGATCCGAcggatgaagatgaatacAAGTTTCCAGAAGGGAAGAAACGTGAGAGAGCAAAAGACCTTTGCCCCGAGAATGAATCGGAGGAGGCAGCCAATGCACTTCGGAAGAGAAGTAGCAGATCGAAAAATTCTCtagaagatgaggaagattgatgaatgaatggcTTAATCCCCGATAACATCATCACTCAAAATTTATCCTCATACTATGCATATACTCAAATAGGCGATAAATTAAAAAGCATCCATGCTAAAAACA
Above is a genomic segment from Theileria equi strain WA chromosome 4 map unlocalized gcontig_1105316255041, whole genome shotgun sequence containing:
- a CDS encoding signal peptide containing protein (encoded by transcript BEWA_050290A); the protein is MKVLAVLLAVCLVGQCHCGDNDKVVEAQLPSEKVLDIVNLDSSNFTLFECNDNGNEIIFVIPRNDVSVDMVVCGETTIWTPGEDEEFEYAKLFLSEGQVRVLLIAKSKERYAVGMWFEKDEDKWVDCSNTHSKKIKAIRAPCARTTTFTLNIEEDEDTEDCKIFNVSLFGTPMRLYYARPGHHITKIMHNGTYVWEAGEDEEDVSTSCNLYIKDGEPQIFVIAIVNGEDYLYLEREGKYWEPMTLEEFKETRSLLIGLSYITGDKAGKELVEPVNIRPWWSGWLSAMANGLSRIAQHIPLVSYSEILDSFDIGIDPTDEDEYKFPEGKKRERAKDLCPENESEEAANALRKRSSRSKNSLEDEED